The following is a genomic window from Bubalus bubalis isolate 160015118507 breed Murrah chromosome 6, NDDB_SH_1, whole genome shotgun sequence.
GAAATGCCCAAATCTTACTTACCTCAATTTGAGTGGAAACAAAATCAAAGATCTCAGTACAGTAGAAGCTTTGGTAAGTGGAAAGGTTTGTCTCGGGACTTGCTTTTTTTTGGTTGAATTTTCTGAGATTTGCTTGAGTTTTATCCTATTGACTTGTAATTCACTCTTGTGAAACTTGAGTTTATTATATGTTGTGATTTATCTGAATATTATAAAACATTCAGATAAATGTTTAAATCAGTAGGAAATTTATTTTGTCATCAACTTCAGGAGTTGAATATCTGGTTGTAAAATTTCCagtattttcttaaattctgttccttctttcttgattattttttgaGTTATTTCATTATTTGCTCCTAGTTTCCTGGtatgagggaaggaaaggagatgaAGTGAAACTCTGaaaacttagcaaaaaaaaaaagcttggggGAGGTTGAAATTGTTGAAAATAAGGTTAATTGTGGATTTAAACTAACCATGTTATTGTTGTTGCCTCTTTATGCACAGATTCAGTCAACAAAGTATATTGAGTGCCACTACAGGCAAAGCACTAAGCCAGGTGCTAGAGAGAGCAGTGACCGAAACCGAGTCCCTGCTCTTGTGGCGTTGACCTGCGAGGGCCTGTTAGAATTAACTGTGCTCGATACAATAACCCTTCATTAGAAAATTCTAAacatctggaattctcttgacttCAAGTTCTATACATTTTCTGGTTCATGAATTAAAAAGGAGTAACATGAGATTTTAAATCGTGAatgtaattttttactttttacctttctagcaaaatcttaaaaatttgaaGAGTCTTGACTTGTTTAACTGTGAGATCACAAACCTGGAAGATTACAGAGAAAGTATTTTTGAACTGCTGCAGCAAATCACATACTTAGATGGATTTGACCAGGAGGATAATGAAGCACCAGACTCAGAAGAGGAGGATGATGAGGGTAATCATTCTTAATACTATAAATGTGTCACAGTTATAGCCTCTACCCTAGCTAGTAAATTAGATTGGACTTGGGTATTTAAGTGTGGGGAATAAAAGATGTAAGACAAGAAAAACTTAAAACCCACAGCCCTAGTCCTGTGTTTGTTCAGATTTCTGATTGCTTTGGGGAATTTAATGGTTATTATAATGTTAAGCTccatgaaattttatatttatgtaaaccTCACCACTACTCAGTAAAATGGTaactttttttggaggggggtaacttttaaaatagtattaaaaacaaaccaaaaaccatTCATCACATAATTATCCATAAAAGTCACAAAGTAGAAACAAGTATAtaacagataagcaaaatgtgatatatccatacaatggaatcttaatcagccataaaaatgactgaagtactgatgcatgctacaatgtgtgtgaaccttgaaaacattctgctaagtgaaagaagccatatTCAGAAAGCCACATATTGTATGACactgtttatatgaaatgtcatACAATATATGTGGCATTTGCCTCAAATTcgtaggcaaattcatagagacagaaagtagagtaaTGATTGTTAGGGATCTGGGAGAGGAGAATAGTGAGTGACTATTAATGGatataggtttttttgtttttgtagggggtgatggaaatgttctaggaGTTGAACATTTTCAGATAAATGGGTGACTAATAGATCAGATGACAGAACAGCTGTTGTTAGTGATGGGACACTGTTGCTATTGGTTGAAAAGTTATTCACTTGAAAGAAGAAATTTGATGGATAAACAGTTTTACAAAATGATGGAATGATTGACAGGTTTTAAAGACTATGAAGTAAAATCAACTTCAGTACatgtaatgtttttaaaagaatctataCATTGggaaaattttaatgtttagatACTGTATTTCTCAAATAGTAAATAGGGATGTTATAaaagagaaatcttaaaaaaaaaatcaccctgagATACTTTCTACCCATTGGCTTAAGAATCTGAGGGGCCAGAGCAAAAATATTTGCCCAGATGTttgctcatcttttaaaatattctaaaagatggagatgaagatgatgaagaggaagaggaagatgaagCTGGTCCACCTGAAGGatatgaggaagaggaggaagaagaagaggaggatgaGGATGAGGATGAAGATGAAGCAGGCTCAGaactgggagagggagaagaggaggtGGGCCTCTCATACTtgatgaaagaagaaattcagGTGAATAGACCTTATGTGTAGAGAAAATTAACTCTTTAGGCATAGCATTAAGTAATATAAAAAGTAAGTTGTGTAGAAATTTGAGTTTTTCCACAACTCTGTGTATCCACCTGCTTTTTTCCCCTACTGTCCCCCAGTTCATACTATATCCAGATAATCATAAACCCTATGATTTTGCCTCCCAGATAACTTTCAAATCCATCTTTCCCTCAGTAGCATGGTATAGTGGAAACATTTTACAAGTGTTTCTGAGCCCCAGTTTATGCATTTATACAACTGAGATTTATACCAACTTCAGAGTCGTTAAGGATTTAACAGACTAGTATCTGTGAAGTATCTAGTTGCTGGCACGTTGTAGGCACTCATGGAAACTTTCCTTTCCCCTAATTATTTTTTGCTTatgcttttccagtagttttcTAAATGGTCTCTCTGAGAACAGCGTTACTACTTAGGTGTATCCTCCACAGTGCTTGCCTGTGTGGTCTGCATGCAAATGTGATTGTATCACTAGCCTGCTTGAAACCCTTTAATGTTTCCCTGTTACCACCACGATATACAAGGCCCTCCATTATCTagcctctgcttccttctctaGCTTCATCTCCCTTAGTACCGAATTAAATCATCACACGAAGCTATTACTGCCTTTCTGTCTGTACACACATTGTTTACTTTATCCGAAACGACTTGCTAGCCATGCCTTCtaatgaacttttcttttttctcaggtaAACATCAATATACTAAAGCATGTAAAGTGGACCGATTTTATGTACAACTCcatgaaatattatatatgtacacacttgTGTAACCACTACTCAAATTGTGCCTCATGATCCTTTAAACACTCAGCTCTGGAGTTGCCTCATTATTGAAGCTTTCTGTAATTTTAAAGGGACAGACACTCCTTCCTCTTTTACCTTTGAACCTATAGACATTTTGTAAAAACTTATTTGGCCACTTTCTACTAGATGGCTCGTTTAGGGAGGAGCTATTCATCTTTGTGTCTCAGCATCTAATACATTGATTGGGACATAGTAGGTTCACAGGAAATGTCAGTTGACTAGAACGAATGATCTGTAATTGCTGGGAGTTTAGATAAGTTATTAAGTTTTCTCTTAATGTAAAATTATTGAGTTTTGTTTTCATCattcataatttaatatttattattaaaaataacctCTTATTTAGACtagaaattgtatttttatttgtttccctAATGACTTGTACATTACTTAAACAGTATCACTGATTAATGATGATTTTTCTCTGAtaccattttaaatatgaaactaGTATAGAAAAAAAATGGCACTTAAATTTGCTTGGGGCCTTAGTGAGTTAGGATCTTTACAATAATGAAGAATAGAACTTTTAAGTATTCAGGGAGAAAGGCAACCTATTCAGTTTTTATCAGCATACAACTTGAATATTTTCCCcataagttttaatttatttagtaaaataataGACTTGTTATTTtgtaatttgactttttttttgcctttggctGCACTGCTCCATTTGTgtgaccttagttccctgatcagagatcaaacccatgaccctaCTACAGTGGaagtagagtcctaaccactaaaccaccagtcCTTGCAGTTGATTTTTACTTTCTGTGCcaataattcttctttaaatag
Proteins encoded in this region:
- the ANP32E gene encoding acidic leucine-rich nuclear phosphoprotein 32 family member E isoform X1, producing MEMKKRINLELRDRAPEEVTELVLDNCLCVNGEIEGLNDTFKKLEFLSMANVELSSLARLPSLNKLRKLELSDNIISGGLEVLAEKCPNLTYLNLSGNKIKDLSTVEALQNLKNLKSLDLFNCEITNLEDYRESIFELLQQITYLDGFDQEDNEAPDSEEEDDEDGDEDDEEEEEDEAGPPEGYEEEEEEEEEDEDEDEDEAGSELGEGEEEVGLSYLMKEEIQDEDDDDDYVEEGEEEEEEEEEEGLRGEKRKRDAEDDGEEEDD
- the ANP32E gene encoding acidic leucine-rich nuclear phosphoprotein 32 family member E isoform X2, which gives rise to MANVELSSLARLPSLNKLRKLELSDNIISGGLEVLAEKCPNLTYLNLSGNKIKDLSTVEALQNLKNLKSLDLFNCEITNLEDYRESIFELLQQITYLDGFDQEDNEAPDSEEEDDEDGDEDDEEEEEDEAGPPEGYEEEEEEEEEDEDEDEDEAGSELGEGEEEVGLSYLMKEEIQDEDDDDDYVEEGEEEEEEEEEEGLRGEKRKRDAEDDGEEEDD